The Halofilum ochraceum genome includes a region encoding these proteins:
- a CDS encoding cytochrome P450 → MVASTDDRETKMEPAMAENQPDAVSVRRDERVKFDELRERCPVVPRGSLGWSVYRYRDVRRIVEDHETFSNAVSRHLSVPNGMDPPEHTGFRRAIEPYFAAERVSRFEPQCRRLAGNLSDALKDDSTVEFMDAYAGAFAAAVQCAFLGWPRSLEGTLRAWTARNQAATREGDRDRLAELAREFEAQVESLLAERREQRVSPVADVTAGLLHERVEGRPLRIEEIVSILRNWTVGEVGTIAAAVGILAGYLANHPDLQRQLRAEPECLPYAIDEILRLDGPLVANRRRTTCPVTLGGHRIAAEQHLSIVWIAANRDPEVFADPDEFRWDRDPADNLLYGAGIHVCPGASLARMELRVAMEELLRATTWIEPAEGEQARRAISPGAGFERLPLRVHRE, encoded by the coding sequence ATGGTCGCCAGCACGGACGATCGGGAGACCAAGATGGAGCCGGCAATGGCAGAGAACCAGCCGGATGCCGTAAGCGTGCGTCGTGATGAGCGCGTGAAATTCGATGAACTGCGCGAGCGGTGTCCGGTCGTACCCCGTGGATCGCTCGGCTGGTCCGTCTACCGGTATCGGGATGTCCGACGGATAGTGGAAGACCATGAGACGTTCAGTAACGCCGTCTCGCGTCATCTCTCGGTACCGAACGGTATGGACCCGCCGGAGCATACCGGGTTCCGGCGCGCGATCGAGCCGTATTTCGCGGCCGAGCGCGTGTCGCGATTCGAACCACAGTGCCGTCGCCTTGCGGGCAACCTGAGCGACGCCCTGAAAGACGATTCGACGGTGGAATTCATGGATGCGTACGCCGGCGCTTTCGCGGCGGCCGTGCAATGCGCGTTTCTCGGCTGGCCCCGATCACTGGAGGGCACGCTGCGCGCGTGGACGGCGCGCAATCAGGCCGCGACCCGTGAAGGCGACCGGGATCGGCTCGCCGAACTGGCACGTGAGTTCGAGGCGCAGGTCGAGTCCCTGCTGGCGGAACGGCGCGAGCAGCGCGTAAGCCCGGTTGCCGATGTCACGGCAGGCCTCTTGCACGAGCGGGTCGAAGGTCGGCCGCTGCGGATCGAGGAAATCGTCAGCATCCTGCGCAACTGGACCGTCGGTGAGGTCGGCACGATCGCCGCGGCGGTCGGGATCCTGGCGGGGTATCTGGCGAACCATCCGGATCTTCAGCGGCAGTTGCGGGCGGAACCCGAGTGTTTGCCGTACGCGATCGACGAGATCCTGCGCCTTGATGGTCCGTTGGTGGCGAACCGACGCCGGACAACCTGTCCGGTCACGCTGGGCGGTCACCGGATCGCGGCGGAACAGCATCTGTCGATCGTCTGGATCGCCGCCAACCGCGATCCCGAGGTCTTCGCGGATCCCGACGAATTCCGCTGGGATCGTGATCCCGCGGACAACCTGCTCTACGGGGCAGGCATTCACGTCTGTCCGGGGGCGTCGCTTGCCCGAATGGAACTGCGTGTGGCCATGGAAGAACTTCTGCGCGCGACGACCTGGATTGAACCGGCGGAAGGCGAGCAGGCGCGCCGCGCGATCTCCCCGGGTGCGGGTTTCGAACGGCTGCCGCTACGCGTGCACCGCGAATGA
- a CDS encoding DUF2249 domain-containing protein: MTDGPNRTTPAGDSSHSHQSAIDLRRFEPHERVPLLEMSLSVLSPGESLQATFEEWPIVLVRYLERTWGERFEWWFGGAGEEWCYLEIRRLPQSQ; encoded by the coding sequence ATGACGGATGGGCCAAATCGGACGACGCCTGCCGGCGACTCCAGCCACTCCCACCAGTCGGCGATCGATCTACGCCGCTTCGAACCGCATGAACGCGTCCCGTTGCTCGAGATGAGTCTCTCGGTACTGTCGCCCGGAGAGTCGCTGCAGGCGACGTTCGAGGAGTGGCCGATCGTACTCGTACGATATCTCGAACGGACCTGGGGTGAACGATTCGAGTGGTGGTTCGGCGGGGCCGGTGAAGAGTGGTGCTATCTCGAAATACGGCGACTGCCGCAGTCGCAATGA
- a CDS encoding OsmC family protein, translating to MKRNASAIWEGGIKDGHGTVSTESGVLSEAQYSFSTRFENGTGTNPEELLGSAHAGCYSMALSLILGESGITPERVQTKAAVTIEPSDDGFTITGVHLDTRIKTTGADREAVEEAANKAKAGCPVSKLFNAEITLDTSIET from the coding sequence ATGAAACGTAACGCATCAGCGATATGGGAAGGCGGCATCAAAGACGGCCACGGCACGGTCTCGACCGAGAGCGGTGTGCTGTCGGAGGCACAGTATTCCTTCAGCACACGCTTCGAAAACGGCACCGGTACCAATCCGGAAGAACTCCTCGGTAGCGCGCACGCAGGGTGCTATTCGATGGCGCTGTCCCTGATTCTCGGTGAATCCGGGATCACGCCCGAACGAGTGCAGACGAAGGCGGCCGTGACCATCGAACCCAGCGATGACGGCTTCACCATCACCGGCGTCCATCTCGATACCCGGATCAAGACAACCGGGGCCGACCGCGAGGCCGTTGAAGAAGCGGCGAACAAGGCCAAAGCGGGCTGCCCCGTGTCGAAGCTTTTCAACGCGGAAATCACCCTCGACACGAGCATTGAAACCTGA
- a CDS encoding RrF2 family transcriptional regulator has product MELTHLTDYALRVLMYAGVHDQRRVTMREIATAYDISLEHLRKVVHQLAALGYIETSRGRGGGLWLAQTPERIGLGAVVNAFERSMAIVDCDRQPCVLRGNCALKGALRDARDAFMDRLDAYTLADLLANPRTTREIHRIEHRSAG; this is encoded by the coding sequence ATGGAATTAACCCACCTCACGGATTACGCATTACGCGTGCTGATGTACGCCGGGGTGCACGATCAGCGGCGCGTGACGATGCGGGAAATCGCAACCGCTTATGACATCTCGCTGGAGCACCTGCGCAAGGTGGTGCACCAGCTCGCCGCGCTCGGTTATATCGAGACTTCGCGCGGGCGGGGGGGCGGCCTGTGGCTGGCGCAGACCCCGGAACGAATCGGCCTTGGGGCCGTCGTCAACGCCTTCGAGCGTTCGATGGCGATCGTCGACTGCGACCGACAGCCGTGTGTGCTGCGCGGGAATTGCGCCCTGAAGGGGGCGCTCAGGGATGCGCGCGATGCGTTCATGGACCGTCTCGACGCCTACACGTTGGCGGATCTGTTGGCCAACCCCAGGACCACCCGCGAGATTCATCGAATCGAGCACCGGTCAGCCGGCTGA
- the fdxA gene encoding ferredoxin FdxA, whose protein sequence is MTYVVTENCIKCKYTDCVEVCPVDCFHEGPNFLVIAPEECIDCTLCEPECPVDAIFAEDEVPEEFQHFLGLNAELAPQWPVITEQKDPPPDADEWKDVPNKLELLDRGDDSAG, encoded by the coding sequence ATGACCTACGTTGTTACCGAGAACTGCATCAAGTGCAAATACACCGACTGCGTCGAGGTCTGTCCCGTGGACTGCTTCCACGAGGGCCCGAACTTCCTCGTCATCGCCCCCGAGGAGTGCATCGACTGCACCCTGTGCGAGCCCGAGTGCCCGGTCGACGCGATCTTCGCCGAAGACGAAGTGCCGGAAGAGTTCCAGCATTTTCTGGGGCTTAACGCGGAACTCGCGCCGCAGTGGCCCGTCATTACCGAGCAGAAGGATCCGCCCCCGGATGCCGATGAATGGAAGGACGTACCGAACAAACTCGAACTGCTCGATCGGGGTGACGATTCAGCCGGCTGA